In Bacteroidota bacterium, a single window of DNA contains:
- a CDS encoding DUF2586 family protein, whose protein sequence is MTRSKVTVTRMQGRLGRRAANTDGVIGLVMGGVAVSGGVQLGEVNVLHSLADLEALLVTAAYDSTNKTLVYHHIERLYGRNSQAEIHLMLVARTVTMAQMCDKANDYAAKISKDSNGRVKLIGAILNPTDEYTPALSGGLDADVIAAIAKAQELATEEALRGREISFVLEGREYNGTAGAADDLRTKNAPNVSVVIAADNDVSEAEAEYETYAAVGDFLGMLSKAAVSQNCGELTEAFNLQNVARGWFINPGLSNGGLLTTQTDGTLDTLDTKGFIFAETPASFAGVFFSDTHTCVAIENDYFSIEANRTIDKMKRLARVALLPRVKSRFLVDEETGELDETAKANLEDTAVGAISVMVTDGDLSGGVDAYIPPTNLLGGDPIVIEITAVPVAIGREIKVNVGFNNPFGNNN, encoded by the coding sequence ATGACAAGAAGTAAGGTAACAGTAACACGAATGCAAGGAAGGCTCGGAAGACGAGCCGCCAATACTGATGGTGTAATTGGATTGGTTATGGGCGGTGTGGCTGTATCAGGCGGTGTTCAACTGGGAGAGGTCAATGTGCTGCACTCGTTGGCAGACCTTGAAGCTCTGTTGGTAACAGCTGCTTATGACAGCACTAATAAAACACTTGTATATCATCATATTGAACGCTTATACGGACGCAACTCGCAGGCAGAGATACATCTGATGTTGGTGGCAAGGACAGTTACAATGGCGCAAATGTGCGATAAGGCTAATGACTATGCCGCCAAAATAAGTAAAGACAGCAACGGCAGAGTGAAACTAATAGGCGCAATTCTGAACCCAACGGACGAATACACACCTGCTTTGAGTGGTGGTTTAGATGCAGACGTGATTGCGGCTATTGCTAAGGCGCAAGAGTTGGCAACTGAAGAAGCTCTCAGGGGCAGGGAAATTTCCTTTGTGCTGGAAGGACGAGAGTACAACGGCACGGCAGGCGCAGCAGACGACCTGCGCACCAAAAACGCACCCAACGTGAGCGTGGTTATAGCCGCAGACAATGACGTATCAGAAGCGGAGGCCGAGTACGAAACCTACGCTGCTGTGGGCGACTTTTTGGGTATGTTGAGCAAGGCGGCTGTGAGCCAAAACTGCGGAGAACTGACAGAAGCTTTTAATCTGCAAAATGTGGCTCGCGGCTGGTTCATCAATCCCGGGTTGAGCAACGGAGGGTTGCTTACCACTCAAACGGATGGCACGCTTGATACGCTTGATACAAAGGGCTTTATTTTTGCGGAAACACCCGCCTCTTTTGCGGGCGTGTTTTTCAGCGATACACATACCTGTGTGGCTATTGAAAATGACTATTTTAGCATAGAGGCAAATCGAACCATTGACAAGATGAAGCGACTGGCAAGGGTTGCCCTGCTGCCGAGAGTAAAATCGCGCTTCCTTGTAGATGAGGAAACGGGCGAACTGGATGAAACGGCTAAGGCAAACCTTGAAGATACGGCAGTAGGTGCAATTTCCGTGATGGTAACAGACGGGGACTTGTCTGGTGGGGTAGATGCTTATATACCTCCAACCAACCTGCTGGGTGGCGACCCCATCGTGATTGAGATTACAGCTGTGCCTGTAGCCATTGGGCGTGAGATAAAAGTAAACGTTGGGTTTAACAATCCTTTTGGTAATAATAATTAA